In one Chitinophaga sancti genomic region, the following are encoded:
- a CDS encoding TlpA family protein disulfide reductase encodes MKFSFVLISALCAILGTQAQGQRLKMTPERPYIGDTVNLLYHPDSALLATGKPIKGAVYIYDTLYHWHAVDLQMKATDSGYTFTVPLTSDNGLWAFKFRAGAAVDNAHDTGYILMGSVPGRQWKAAYAGYGTLRASRYDLGIPQYYTDFQVSDSAMFFWMGQEIGYWRAGRVFIWPYVKARAMMEGQAGLNPDSSEIIHKAANYMIKAPNLTSKDLYTLALIFDKYIHNKGVADSLYKVSGPITQKKADYKAIQAAKTPEERLALSEKFVKDYTPDPEMDALAGIDYTRGVYMNIFAVSIAKKDTSVLARHINTAPFSMLTFAYYKMVEIPYGDWKTMPAKEAYPFSQRIMDKVAYLKANKPAEFYYYTPSEFVEYLDDAFKYDYITHASILKETGCEKEALPMVLKLQDEWNYTNATLNQLEASLLEKAGDKKKLDEVLHNSVRMNQASTQIIDLLKKEYLNTHKDTEGFDAYLNSMKDAHTMELLREHVQAGIMNREAVPFEMKDLNGKTVSLAAQKGKIVILDFWATWCAPCKAAMPGMQMAQEHFKKDTNVVFYFVDTQERDPAYKEKVAKFIKDKKYPFQVLFDNGDEYYSKYAKLIQTSGIPFKVVIDGKGNIRFAQTGYMGSPSGLADEIEMMISLAK; translated from the coding sequence ATGAAATTTAGTTTTGTCCTGATTTCCGCGCTGTGTGCCATACTTGGCACACAGGCGCAGGGTCAGCGCTTAAAGATGACACCAGAACGGCCTTACATCGGCGATACAGTTAACCTGTTGTATCATCCTGATTCTGCACTGTTAGCAACGGGCAAACCAATTAAAGGGGCTGTGTATATTTATGATACCTTGTATCATTGGCACGCAGTAGACCTGCAAATGAAGGCAACTGACAGCGGGTATACATTTACGGTGCCTTTAACCTCTGATAATGGTTTGTGGGCTTTTAAGTTCAGAGCAGGAGCGGCAGTTGATAACGCACATGATACGGGGTATATTCTTATGGGATCTGTACCTGGCAGACAGTGGAAAGCGGCTTATGCAGGTTATGGCACCCTCCGTGCCAGCAGATATGATCTAGGTATTCCCCAGTATTATACTGATTTCCAGGTAAGCGATTCTGCCATGTTCTTTTGGATGGGGCAGGAGATTGGTTACTGGAGGGCAGGTAGGGTATTCATCTGGCCTTATGTGAAAGCCAGGGCGATGATGGAAGGACAGGCAGGTCTGAATCCTGATTCATCAGAAATTATTCACAAGGCAGCCAATTACATGATAAAGGCGCCAAACCTGACTTCCAAAGACCTGTATACACTGGCGCTGATCTTTGATAAATACATACACAACAAAGGTGTAGCGGATAGCCTGTATAAAGTATCAGGTCCTATCACGCAAAAGAAGGCAGATTATAAAGCAATACAGGCAGCAAAAACGCCTGAAGAGAGATTGGCCTTATCAGAGAAGTTTGTAAAAGACTATACACCCGATCCTGAAATGGATGCACTGGCTGGAATTGATTATACCAGGGGTGTGTATATGAACATATTTGCTGTCTCCATCGCAAAGAAAGATACCAGTGTACTGGCAAGGCATATTAATACAGCTCCTTTTAGCATGCTGACATTTGCATACTATAAGATGGTAGAGATTCCTTATGGTGACTGGAAAACCATGCCTGCGAAGGAGGCCTATCCTTTTTCACAGCGTATCATGGATAAAGTGGCGTATCTGAAGGCGAACAAGCCGGCGGAGTTCTACTATTATACACCATCTGAGTTTGTTGAATACCTGGATGATGCATTTAAGTACGATTATATCACACATGCATCTATTTTGAAAGAGACCGGCTGTGAGAAAGAGGCATTGCCAATGGTACTGAAGCTGCAGGATGAATGGAATTATACCAATGCTACGCTGAATCAGCTGGAAGCTTCACTGCTGGAAAAAGCAGGTGATAAAAAGAAACTGGATGAGGTATTGCACAATAGCGTGCGCATGAACCAGGCCTCAACACAGATCATTGATCTGCTGAAGAAGGAGTACTTGAATACACATAAGGATACAGAAGGCTTTGATGCTTATCTGAATTCTATGAAGGATGCACATACTATGGAGTTACTGCGTGAGCATGTACAGGCTGGGATTATGAACAGGGAAGCGGTACCATTTGAGATGAAGGATCTGAATGGTAAGACGGTTTCACTGGCTGCACAGAAAGGAAAGATCGTGATACTGGATTTCTGGGCTACCTGGTGTGCACCCTGTAAAGCAGCAATGCCTGGCATGCAGATGGCGCAGGAGCATTTTAAGAAGGATACGAATGTAGTGTTCTACTTTGTGGATACCCAGGAACGTGATCCTGCCTACAAAGAAAAGGTCGCCAAATTTATCAAAGATAAGAAGTATCCGTTCCAGGTACTGTTTGATAACGGTGATGAATATTACAGCAAGTATGCAAAGCTGATCCAGACCTCAGGTATTCCATTTAAAGTAGTGATAGATGGAAAGGGGAATATCAGGTTTGCCCAAACCGGGTATATGGGAAGCCCGAGCGGTTTGGCTGACGAGATTGAAATGATGATCTCCCTCGCTAAATAA
- a CDS encoding alpha/beta hydrolase family protein, whose amino-acid sequence MRLLLILLFISVQGMGQVVSKDVEYYNADSSIHFGATLTLPAGLRSFPAVVIVSGTGRQDRDGTMAGHKMFKVIAEYLSSNGIAVLRVDDRGTGATTGDYDKATTVDFAADAARAAAFLKAYPGVKVVGLVGHSEGGAAAYMAAVNSKDVQFVISLAGLATTGLKALQQQNRAIVASAGIPVLMQQRFNQINDIMFDTAYAYAASPDMEQHMRNAFALWNNQDLAKGEQDSVYKKSREHFFFPLESYIMLATGPWYRYHIRFDPIPYLKQVKVPVLAFNGDKDIMVDADENLGNYKQYVQKATTVKVPGLNHLFQHCVTCTMQEPSKLKEDFAPEVLKEMVAWINGMKIDVKGVQFKK is encoded by the coding sequence ATGAGACTATTATTGATATTACTTTTTATAAGTGTACAGGGCATGGGGCAGGTGGTGTCCAAAGATGTGGAATATTACAATGCGGATAGCAGCATACACTTTGGGGCTACGCTGACGCTGCCTGCCGGATTGCGTTCATTCCCGGCGGTGGTGATCGTTTCGGGCACGGGCAGGCAGGACCGGGATGGAACCATGGCGGGGCATAAAATGTTCAAGGTAATCGCTGAATACCTGAGTAGCAATGGAATAGCTGTATTGAGGGTAGATGACAGGGGCACGGGAGCGACCACGGGCGACTATGATAAAGCAACGACAGTTGATTTTGCCGCGGACGCAGCAAGGGCAGCAGCGTTTTTAAAGGCTTATCCGGGCGTTAAAGTGGTTGGACTTGTTGGACATAGCGAAGGTGGCGCCGCGGCTTATATGGCGGCTGTAAATAGCAAAGACGTGCAGTTTGTGATTAGCCTGGCAGGACTGGCAACCACAGGATTGAAAGCATTGCAGCAGCAGAACAGGGCGATTGTGGCCAGTGCCGGTATCCCGGTGTTGATGCAGCAGCGCTTTAACCAGATCAATGATATCATGTTTGATACGGCCTATGCTTATGCTGCCTCTCCTGATATGGAGCAACATATGAGAAATGCCTTTGCATTATGGAATAACCAGGACCTGGCAAAGGGAGAGCAGGATTCAGTGTATAAAAAGAGCCGGGAACATTTCTTTTTCCCCCTGGAGTCTTATATCATGCTGGCAACCGGCCCCTGGTACAGGTATCATATCCGTTTTGATCCCATACCTTATCTAAAGCAGGTAAAGGTACCGGTATTGGCATTTAACGGCGATAAGGACATCATGGTGGATGCGGACGAGAACCTGGGTAATTATAAACAATATGTGCAAAAGGCTACAACAGTAAAGGTGCCAGGACTGAACCATTTGTTCCAGCATTGTGTAACCTGTACAATGCAGGAGCCTTCGAAACTGAAGGAGGATTTTGCTCCGGAAGTATTAAAAGAGATGGTTGCGTGGATAAATGGAATGAAAATTGATGTAAAGGGCGTTCAGTTTAAAAAGTGA
- a CDS encoding RloB domain-containing protein: MRDYNRNDKYRDCIQFYISTEGGKREPGYFSLFDLASNKLKVEIVGDCVWSPFLKKRFETKSSPEWVLSRTKRFIKENDIRSTDHLHFIIDVDQWSPRQLKAIANFCRRKPNWEIVLSNPCFEVFLILGKLKEIPFPFDKADKKSKQLKTTLAELDPGGYNRYNYVRLAWTSVENARKLERGSKGIIPAPHTTQVYKTVEKIINFIGVNDFNRFIEKTIPEQIAKDKMIIKSKYKKEEVSS, translated from the coding sequence ATGCGGGATTATAATAGAAATGACAAATATAGAGACTGCATACAATTCTATATATCGACAGAAGGAGGGAAACGTGAACCGGGGTATTTCAGTCTCTTTGACCTGGCATCTAACAAATTGAAAGTTGAAATTGTCGGAGACTGTGTTTGGAGCCCTTTCCTGAAAAAAAGGTTTGAAACAAAATCTTCCCCTGAATGGGTATTGAGCAGAACTAAAAGATTCATTAAAGAAAATGACATCCGTAGTACAGATCACCTGCATTTCATCATAGATGTTGATCAATGGTCTCCCAGACAATTAAAAGCAATTGCCAATTTTTGCCGGAGGAAACCCAATTGGGAAATTGTCCTTAGCAATCCCTGTTTCGAAGTATTTTTGATTTTAGGAAAGCTAAAGGAAATCCCCTTCCCTTTTGACAAAGCAGATAAGAAAAGTAAGCAGTTGAAAACTACTTTAGCAGAACTGGATCCTGGCGGTTATAACCGCTATAATTATGTCCGCCTGGCCTGGACTTCTGTAGAAAATGCCAGGAAACTAGAACGAGGTTCTAAAGGAATTATCCCGGCTCCACATACTACACAAGTATATAAGACCGTTGAAAAAATAATCAATTTTATCGGCGTTAATGACTTCAATCGCTTTATCGAAAAAACCATTCCCGAACAGATAGCAAAAGATAAAATGATCATCAAAAGTAAATATAAAAAAGAAGAGGTTAGCTCATAA
- a CDS encoding AAA family ATPase: MLIRFIISNFSSIDKEVQFNLLTSPERNFPHHVYKAEKVNILKAAAIFGANGAGKSTLIDAFRHLQQWVKSGSIPNAVNKLKFRINKKNEHLPIFFEIEFYTAGMFFVYGIQVDEKLIIKEYLCESGLKKLDKLIFKRSMDEMQNIDIEFADKEIQLSGLLKNDELLISHASIETPQIKAARNWLSNNMIMISPTTGHKELLLKLCTSDEFLSYSNQLIGTLDICISHIAVEKFDYDDLLARDEYLLFPMYEIEEHKIVPTNDGKYFTTKENGKIIFNKIIVFHPSIWNDPIGFDLAEESEGIQRLLEFFPVFFHIHDRDTTIIIDEINQSINPALLKPVIEKFMGDRKTTGQLIFTTHDSTLLDLKLLREDEIWFAERDSKTGATNCYPLSDFHYPDDLNIQTGYLKGRFGAVLDLAKFKHLKW, translated from the coding sequence ATGCTAATTCGATTCATTATCTCGAACTTTTCGTCTATCGACAAAGAAGTCCAGTTCAACCTGCTTACCTCCCCGGAAAGGAATTTTCCCCACCACGTCTACAAAGCAGAAAAGGTTAATATACTGAAGGCTGCTGCCATATTTGGAGCAAACGGAGCCGGCAAGTCCACCTTGATAGACGCTTTCCGGCACTTACAACAATGGGTAAAATCAGGCAGTATTCCCAACGCTGTAAACAAGCTTAAATTTCGGATCAACAAAAAGAATGAGCATTTACCTATATTCTTTGAAATTGAGTTTTACACAGCAGGTATGTTCTTTGTCTACGGAATTCAGGTCGACGAAAAACTTATAATAAAGGAATACCTATGTGAATCGGGTTTGAAAAAACTTGATAAACTGATTTTTAAACGGTCCATGGATGAAATGCAAAACATCGATATCGAATTCGCCGACAAAGAGATTCAGTTGAGTGGGCTACTAAAAAATGATGAGCTACTAATTAGTCATGCTTCAATAGAAACGCCACAAATTAAAGCTGCCCGCAACTGGCTTAGCAATAATATGATAATGATAAGTCCTACTACAGGCCATAAAGAGTTATTATTAAAGCTCTGTACCTCGGATGAATTTTTAAGCTATAGTAATCAGCTGATAGGAACATTAGATATCTGTATATCTCATATAGCAGTCGAAAAGTTCGACTACGATGATCTTCTTGCCAGGGATGAATATTTGTTGTTTCCAATGTATGAGATTGAAGAGCACAAAATTGTTCCAACTAACGATGGGAAGTATTTCACAACAAAAGAAAATGGCAAGATTATATTCAATAAAATTATAGTTTTTCATCCCTCAATTTGGAATGACCCAATAGGCTTTGACCTGGCGGAGGAATCAGAAGGAATACAACGTTTACTTGAATTCTTTCCTGTTTTTTTCCATATACACGATCGGGATACTACAATCATAATAGACGAAATTAATCAGAGTATTAATCCAGCGCTCTTAAAACCCGTTATAGAAAAATTCATGGGCGACAGAAAGACAACAGGCCAGTTAATTTTCACAACACATGATTCCACGCTCCTTGATTTAAAACTCCTGCGTGAGGATGAAATCTGGTTTGCTGAAAGGGATAGTAAAACAGGTGCTACCAATTGCTATCCACTTTCCGATTTTCACTACCCTGATGATCTGAATATACAGACAGGTTATCTAAAAGGGCGCTTTGGAGCCGTTCTTGATCTGGCAAAATTTAAACATTTAAAATGGTAG
- a CDS encoding quinone oxidoreductase family protein, which yields MKAAVLYQAGELPQYADFPAPIPQNENEIAVSVKAVAIKHIDKSIASGKHYSSDAPKENGRVTGGDGVCILPDGTRVYAVGASGMLAEKATIEKHMIVPVPEDLDDITAAALPNGVIGAAMALRFKANIQEGDTVLINGATGFTGRIAVQIAKHYGAKKVVATGRNLHSLQELLTLGADEIIPLTDDFHTRLTGPFDIIIDYLWGHTAEKILSTLKGKGKFTHHTRYVSVGSMAGETITLSSSILRSVDLQLSGSGLGAWSKYQVELLFSEILPEMFRLAASGHLKIATTAVKLEDISTLWDKDVSNGERLVVII from the coding sequence ATGAAAGCAGCAGTATTATACCAGGCTGGAGAACTACCTCAGTATGCGGATTTTCCAGCACCAATCCCGCAGAACGAAAACGAAATTGCTGTATCAGTCAAAGCAGTCGCCATTAAACATATCGATAAATCAATCGCCTCCGGCAAACACTATTCCAGTGATGCGCCGAAGGAAAATGGCCGTGTAACTGGTGGAGATGGAGTCTGCATTTTACCTGATGGTACACGCGTATATGCAGTAGGTGCCAGTGGTATGCTGGCAGAAAAAGCGACTATTGAGAAGCACATGATAGTACCGGTACCCGAAGATCTGGACGATATCACTGCTGCTGCCCTGCCTAATGGCGTGATCGGTGCAGCAATGGCCCTTCGCTTTAAAGCCAATATCCAGGAAGGAGATACGGTCCTTATCAATGGCGCTACAGGCTTTACCGGCCGTATAGCCGTACAGATAGCGAAGCATTATGGAGCAAAGAAAGTGGTCGCTACAGGCAGGAACCTACACTCCTTACAGGAATTATTAACACTCGGGGCTGATGAAATTATCCCACTCACGGATGACTTTCACACCCGCTTAACGGGTCCTTTTGATATTATCATTGACTATCTCTGGGGCCATACAGCAGAAAAAATACTTTCTACACTCAAAGGCAAGGGGAAATTTACCCATCACACCCGTTATGTATCCGTTGGCAGCATGGCAGGGGAAACAATTACCCTGTCATCATCCATTCTCCGGAGCGTAGACCTGCAACTCTCCGGCTCCGGGCTGGGTGCATGGTCTAAATACCAGGTGGAATTACTTTTTTCAGAAATCCTTCCTGAAATGTTCCGGCTCGCAGCCAGTGGGCACTTAAAAATTGCTACCACTGCTGTAAAACTGGAAGACATCTCTACCCTCTGGGATAAAGATGTTTCCAACGGCGAACGCCTGGTTGTAATAATATAA
- a CDS encoding Crp/Fnr family transcriptional regulator, with protein MLFHFRHQFPQLNAYWDKYLPFQQRLEIPPKTTLLEEGKRSQHYIYIEKGLIRAFFNKNGEDITMQFFFENEGLSSFDSFINNTPSPITIETIEPSVVYLLAKEHVNQLLEDLSHEQDFVQMILRMTVQRQTHYINEFVSFIRDTPEQRYQNLVKERPHIIQRVPQHFIASYLGVSKVHLSRIKAKLAKGKSHF; from the coding sequence ATGCTTTTCCATTTCCGCCATCAATTTCCTCAGTTAAATGCTTATTGGGATAAATATCTTCCCTTTCAACAACGCCTCGAAATACCGCCTAAAACTACCCTTCTTGAAGAAGGTAAAAGATCCCAGCATTACATCTATATCGAAAAGGGCCTTATCCGGGCTTTTTTTAATAAAAACGGGGAAGATATCACCATGCAGTTCTTCTTTGAAAACGAAGGTCTTTCCTCTTTTGACAGCTTTATTAACAATACCCCCAGTCCTATTACCATCGAAACCATCGAACCATCTGTTGTTTACCTGCTTGCCAAAGAACATGTAAACCAGCTACTGGAAGATCTTAGCCACGAACAGGACTTTGTGCAAATGATCCTCCGGATGACTGTACAACGGCAGACACATTATATCAATGAATTTGTATCCTTTATCAGGGATACCCCGGAACAACGCTACCAGAACCTGGTCAAGGAACGGCCTCATATCATTCAGCGCGTACCACAACATTTTATCGCATCTTACCTGGGAGTCAGCAAAGTGCATCTCAGCCGTATCAAAGCCAAACTGGCCAAGGGGAAATCTCATTTCTAA
- a CDS encoding FAD-dependent oxidoreductase codes for MRKLTLLLPLFITARLFAQNIREVDICIYGGTSAGVIAGYTAKKMNKSVLVIEPGKRLGGLTSGGLGYTDIGNKYAITGLSRDFYRRIGKHYGRFETWIFEPGVAEQTFQQYIKEGGVEVLYQQPITAAKKEGKRVAEIQTASTIIRAKMFIDCSYEGDLMAKAGISYTVGREDNAQYGETYNGAQLREKHQFPDGIDPYKEPGNPASGLLWGISPEQVEKQGTGNKKIQAYNFRICLTNEPGNLIPITKPLGYDPARYELLLRVVQKSQPRNLGSMLKIDHMPNHKTDINNNGPISTDMIGMNYNYPEADYATRAKITRDHECYNKGLLYFIGHDPRMPEHLRQEMLQWGYPKDEYPTSGNWSPQMYVREARRMIGAYVMTQANCESKEIVTDGIGMAAYTMDSHNCQRIVADGMVKNEGDVQIGGFGPYPIAYRSIIPKVEDCTNMFVPVCLSASHIAYGSIRMEPVFMVLAQSAAVAASMAIDNQQSVQDVNVPKLQATLRQRPLATDARPEILVDNDDSSHVILKGNWQRETKGAYGPSMYISNSIGTIRYTPEVTRSGSYRIYTYVPKRTDLPASTHIRVSADGKTIKQLAYTPASIKVEGQTAGEWVDLGTIKLAKGDKAYVEITNEGKDGEVVADAVLFYPE; via the coding sequence ATGAGAAAACTAACATTATTACTTCCCCTGTTTATAACAGCAAGACTCTTTGCACAAAACATCCGTGAAGTAGACATTTGTATTTATGGTGGTACCTCTGCCGGCGTGATAGCTGGTTATACCGCTAAAAAAATGAATAAATCTGTATTGGTGATCGAACCTGGTAAAAGACTGGGTGGACTTACTTCGGGCGGGCTTGGATATACTGATATTGGCAACAAATATGCTATCACCGGGCTTTCCCGGGATTTCTACAGGCGAATCGGGAAACATTATGGCAGGTTTGAAACATGGATCTTTGAACCCGGGGTTGCGGAGCAGACATTCCAGCAATATATCAAAGAAGGTGGTGTGGAAGTATTATATCAACAGCCCATTACAGCTGCTAAAAAAGAAGGAAAACGTGTCGCGGAAATACAAACTGCATCTACTATTATCCGGGCAAAAATGTTCATTGATTGCTCTTACGAAGGAGACCTCATGGCAAAAGCCGGCATTTCTTACACCGTAGGCAGGGAAGACAATGCACAATATGGCGAAACTTACAATGGTGCACAACTGCGGGAAAAACACCAATTCCCTGATGGTATCGACCCGTACAAAGAACCCGGTAACCCGGCCAGTGGATTGCTCTGGGGCATCAGCCCCGAACAGGTGGAAAAACAAGGAACCGGGAATAAAAAAATTCAGGCATATAATTTCAGGATCTGCCTCACGAATGAACCGGGCAATTTGATTCCTATTACAAAGCCGCTGGGTTATGATCCGGCCAGGTATGAATTACTGCTTCGTGTGGTACAAAAATCACAGCCCAGGAACCTGGGTAGCATGTTGAAAATAGACCATATGCCCAATCATAAAACTGATATTAATAACAATGGTCCTATTTCCACCGACATGATCGGTATGAACTACAATTACCCGGAAGCTGATTATGCAACAAGGGCAAAGATCACCAGGGATCATGAATGCTATAACAAAGGCCTGCTCTATTTCATTGGCCACGATCCCCGTATGCCGGAACATTTGCGTCAAGAAATGCTGCAATGGGGATATCCGAAAGATGAATACCCGACAAGCGGCAACTGGTCTCCACAAATGTACGTGCGGGAAGCCAGAAGAATGATTGGTGCCTATGTGATGACGCAGGCGAATTGCGAAAGTAAAGAAATTGTCACCGATGGAATAGGAATGGCAGCCTATACCATGGACTCTCACAACTGCCAGCGCATCGTGGCAGATGGCATGGTAAAGAATGAAGGTGATGTGCAGATTGGTGGTTTTGGCCCCTATCCAATTGCGTATCGTTCTATCATTCCTAAGGTAGAAGATTGTACCAACATGTTTGTACCGGTTTGTTTGTCGGCCTCCCATATTGCCTATGGTTCTATCCGGATGGAGCCGGTATTTATGGTGCTGGCGCAATCTGCCGCCGTAGCTGCCTCCATGGCGATAGACAATCAACAGTCCGTACAGGATGTAAATGTGCCTAAGCTTCAGGCTACTCTTCGGCAAAGACCCCTGGCCACTGATGCCAGGCCTGAGATACTCGTAGACAATGATGATTCTTCTCATGTCATACTTAAAGGTAATTGGCAAAGAGAAACAAAAGGGGCCTACGGACCATCCATGTACATCTCAAACAGTATTGGTACTATCCGCTATACACCTGAAGTGACCCGCAGCGGCAGCTACAGGATCTACACGTATGTACCTAAACGTACAGACCTTCCTGCCAGTACCCATATCCGGGTTTCTGCAGATGGTAAGACTATCAAACAGCTTGCTTACACCCCAGCCTCCATTAAGGTAGAAGGGCAAACGGCTGGTGAATGGGTAGACCTGGGTACCATCAAACTAGCTAAAGGGGATAAAGCATACGTAGAAATCACCAATGAAGGAAAGGACGGTGAAGTCGTAGCAGATGCTGTACTTTTCTATCCGGAATAA
- a CDS encoding DUF2157 domain-containing protein, whose product MNIRMFGKLEQDGLISPGSMSNIHAATGKKLFSLHWELKTILYLGVLLLSGGLGVLVYKNIDTIGHQVILLAIALACAGCFYYCFRQKLPFSWGKVEAPNPFFDYVLLLGCLLLITFITYLQAVYGVFKWHYGTATFIPLIVLFFSAYYFDHLGVLSLAITNLAAWLGVNVSPLTFLEGSMFITMHLIITGLLLGGALLLVDYLTHYLRKKPHFGFTYRNFGMHLLLLACVTAMFKSSDGYRMEDNASYLIWFALQAGISYYLYREALKHHSFYFLLMIALYAYVGLSYVVVRLLILTENEGGIYAGILYFIASAIGLIIFLVNANKKIKHDSL is encoded by the coding sequence ATGAATATTCGCATGTTCGGGAAACTGGAGCAGGATGGTTTGATCTCCCCCGGGTCAATGTCCAACATCCATGCTGCCACCGGGAAAAAATTGTTTAGCCTCCACTGGGAATTGAAAACCATTCTTTATCTGGGAGTACTGTTATTAAGCGGGGGATTGGGTGTTCTTGTTTACAAAAACATTGATACCATTGGGCATCAGGTCATTCTATTAGCCATTGCGCTAGCCTGTGCCGGTTGTTTTTATTACTGCTTTCGCCAAAAGCTACCTTTCTCCTGGGGAAAGGTAGAGGCTCCTAACCCTTTTTTCGATTACGTTTTGCTGTTAGGATGCCTGTTACTAATCACATTCATTACCTATCTGCAGGCGGTATATGGAGTATTTAAGTGGCATTATGGTACAGCAACTTTCATTCCCCTTATTGTGCTGTTTTTCAGTGCTTATTACTTCGACCATTTAGGGGTACTAAGCCTGGCTATTACAAACCTGGCTGCGTGGCTGGGCGTCAATGTATCGCCCCTGACCTTCTTAGAAGGCTCCATGTTCATTACCATGCACCTGATCATTACCGGCTTGTTACTGGGGGGAGCACTATTGTTAGTAGATTACCTTACCCACTATCTGCGGAAGAAACCTCATTTTGGCTTCACTTACCGCAATTTTGGTATGCACCTCTTGCTGCTGGCATGTGTTACTGCTATGTTTAAATCCAGTGACGGTTACCGGATGGAAGATAATGCCAGCTACCTAATCTGGTTCGCGTTGCAGGCAGGGATCAGTTATTATTTATACAGGGAAGCACTCAAACACCATTCCTTTTATTTTCTGTTGATGATCGCTTTATATGCATATGTAGGATTGTCTTACGTGGTTGTAAGACTGCTCATTCTCACAGAAAACGAAGGGGGCATTTATGCGGGTATTCTATATTTCATCGCTTCTGCCATTGGACTGATTATTTTCCTTGTTAATGCAAATAAAAAGATCAAACATGATAGCCTATAA
- a CDS encoding GNAT family N-acetyltransferase, translating into MHIQYKNDTIPATQDIIALYDNAVLNRPTEDRERIARMYENSNLVISAWDGDRLVGVARSLTDYCFCCYLSDLAVNKDYQAAGIGKQLVALTQEAIGPQTMLLLLSAPTAMEYYPKIGMTKLDNAFYFPRKQ; encoded by the coding sequence ATGCACATCCAATACAAAAATGACACGATACCTGCTACACAGGATATTATTGCACTCTATGACAATGCGGTATTAAATAGGCCAACGGAAGATCGGGAAAGAATCGCCAGGATGTATGAAAACTCAAATCTGGTTATTTCAGCCTGGGATGGGGATCGCCTGGTAGGAGTAGCGAGGTCTTTGACTGATTATTGCTTTTGTTGTTATTTGTCTGACCTGGCAGTGAATAAGGATTATCAGGCAGCAGGTATTGGAAAGCAACTGGTGGCTTTGACTCAGGAGGCAATAGGGCCACAAACGATGTTGCTGCTATTATCCGCCCCAACGGCAATGGAGTACTATCCTAAGATTGGGATGACAAAGCTGGATAATGCGTTCTATTTTCCAAGGAAGCAATAG